A section of the Girardinichthys multiradiatus isolate DD_20200921_A chromosome 5, DD_fGirMul_XY1, whole genome shotgun sequence genome encodes:
- the LOC124868957 gene encoding erythroblast NAD(P)(+)--arginine ADP-ribosyltransferase-like — protein sequence MLKLAMMTMWTSLLLVFGASISIATKYRSGVDPLIPLDMAPKSVDDMYEGCADKMAIRVKTEFLGNEKKINKNFALAWKEAEKRYKKQKPKHGKKPPTTLENEQKMAIYAYTLDKPEIYAEFNNAVRTQRDQYKGTFQYHSLHFFLTGALKFLNSRKPKTERCLTGYRRVNKKYNLGVLSKEVRFGAFTSSSMGEYPRNETFGHETCFEIYTCLGADISLYSKFGESEREVLIPPYEIFKITDIKKRSEDKNLPCEVVLKLKSTEKALSNLNCAFFLDN from the exons ATGCTAAAGTTAGCAATGATGACCATGTGGACATCCCTGCTTTTGGTGTTTGGAGCTTCCATTTCTATTGCAACG AAGTATAGATCTGGGGTTGATCCTCTCATCCCACTGGACATGGCTCCAAAGTCTGTTGATGACATGTATGAAGGATGTGCAGACAAGATGGCGATCAGAGTCAAGACTGAGTTTCTAGGGAATGagaaaaagataaacaaaaattTTGCACTAGCTTGGAAAGAAGCAGAGAAACGGTACAAGAAACAGAAGCCCAAACATGGAAAGAAGCCTCCCACAACCCTGGAGAACGAACAGAAGATGGCCATATATGCCTATACTCTGGACAAACCGGAAATATATGCTGAATTCAACAATGCAGTCCGAACACAGAGAGATCAGTACAAAGGCACATTTCAATATCACTCACTGCACTTCTTCCTCACAGGCGCTCTTAAATTTCTCAACTCTCGCAAACCTAAGACAGAAAGATGCCTTACTGGTTACCGGAGAGTCAACAAAAAATACAACCTAGGCGTTCTCAGCAAAGAAGTTCGCTTTGGCGCTTTCACCTCCAGCTCGATGGGGGAGTACCCCAGAAATGAAACATTTGGCCATGAAACATGCTTCGAGATTTACACCTGTTTAGGAGCAGACATCTCACTGTACTCAAAGTTTGGAGAATCAGAAAGAGAAGTCCTGATTCCTCcttatgaaatatttaaaattacagACATAAAGAAGAGATCTGAGGACAAGAACCTTCCATGTGAGGTTGTTTTGAAACTAAAGAGCACAGAAAAAGCTCTTTCGAACTTAAACTGTGCATTTTTCCTTGATAACTGA
- the LOC124868711 gene encoding NAD(P)(+)--arginine ADP-ribosyltransferase 2-like — protein MAKLAIWTVVLLSFGFCSGFLPLQWMKKSSSFPLDMAPNSVDDMYNGCEDQMNKIVTPLLNRENNGEFKDAWLKAEQYYNMKWANTNILKKEEIMALYSYTLENPPLYDEFNKAVRTQNRQYKTNQFKFYALHFFLTMALRSLKSKAKECITTYRRTKSKFETDVNKEIRFGAFTSSSVGSYPSTKFGKESCFEISTCFGAEISKFSRFESENEVLIPPYEVFKITDIKKRSLMSWKLPCKVVYKLKSTRNPHSNLNCAFPRISAGIFESKK, from the exons ATGGCAAAGCTGGCAATTTGGACAGTAGTCTTGCTTTCATTTGGATTCTGTAGTGGGTTTCTGCCATTACAGTGGATGAAGAAG agcTCTTCATTCCCTCTGGATATGGCTCCAAACTCTGTTGATGACATGTACAATGGCTGTGAAGATCAAATGAACAAAATAGTAACGCCTCTGCTAAATAGGGAGAACAACGGGGAATTTAAAGATGCCTGGCTTAAGGCAGAGCAATACTATAACATGAAGTGGGCGAATACCAATATactgaagaaagaagaaatcaTGGCTCTTTATTCATACACTCTCGAGAATCCACCGTTGTACGATGAATTCAATAAGGCAGTACGAACACAAAACCGTCAGtacaaaacaaatcaatttAAATTTTACGCACTGCATTTCTTTCTCACTATGGCCCTGCGCTCTCTCAAAAGCAAGGCAAAAGAGTGTATCACCACTTACCGGAGAACAAAAAGCAAATTTGAAACGGATGTCAACAAAGAGATTCGATTTGGTGCTTTTACCTCCAGCTCGGTGGGTTCTTATCCTTCTACTAAATTTGGAAAAGAGTCATGCTTTGAGATTTCCACTTGCTTTGGAGCAGAAATCTCAAAGTTCTCCAGGTTTGAATCAGAAAATGAGGTCCTGATCCCTCCATATGaggtttttaaaataacagaCATAAAGAAAAGGTCCCTGATGAGCTGGAAACTTCCATGCAAAGTTGTCTATAAACTGAAGAGCACAAGAAATCCACATTCCAATTTAAACTGTGCTTTTCCAAGAATATCTGCCGGGATATTCGAGTCCAAGAAATAA